From Micromonospora sp. NBC_01699, a single genomic window includes:
- a CDS encoding nucleoside deaminase: MRRALAVAAAADGLPGAAGDPSDAGDPFDDVPVGAVLYDPDGVELAIGRNERERTGDPTAHAEILALRRAAESRGAWRLDGCTLVVTLEPCTMCAGALVLARISTLVFGAWEPKTGAVGSLWDVVRDRRLNHRPEVYGGVLAAESAALLRAFFR; the protein is encoded by the coding sequence ATGCGGCGGGCCCTGGCGGTGGCCGCCGCCGCCGACGGTCTGCCGGGCGCGGCCGGTGACCCATCCGACGCCGGTGACCCGTTCGACGACGTGCCGGTCGGCGCGGTGCTCTATGACCCGGACGGGGTCGAACTGGCCATCGGCCGCAACGAGCGCGAGCGTACCGGTGATCCGACCGCGCACGCCGAGATCCTGGCGCTGCGCCGGGCGGCCGAGTCGCGCGGCGCCTGGCGGCTGGACGGCTGCACCCTGGTGGTGACCCTCGAACCGTGCACCATGTGCGCGGGCGCGCTGGTGCTGGCCCGGATCTCCACCCTGGTCTTCGGGGCGTGGGAACCGAAGACCGGCGCGGTCGGCTCGCTCTGGGACGTCGTACGCGACCGCCGACTCAACCACCGCCCCGAGGTGTACGGCGGCGTGCTGGCGGCCGAGTCCGCAGCGTTGTTGCGCGCCTTC